One window of Dermacentor albipictus isolate Rhodes 1998 colony chromosome 9, USDA_Dalb.pri_finalv2, whole genome shotgun sequence genomic DNA carries:
- the LOC135903735 gene encoding probable peptidoglycan muropeptide transporter SLC46, protein MEDKASGPTAVFGEGFHPRGERTESVAHRRPVMKPIGENRDVSHDPQGGDVNVVSTPPVCRRVIDAIRAARVETFLALYLVSRFMTMTPIQDLLLRKACLNELHMNTSVCARLDENESIKDAAERISSTTSTAQTIVAMAPSSVVAIFIGPWCDKYGYRLPLVIATLGFLASTALTLVTVYRMEMPLYANILSSIPDGLSGGLITVFAAVHSVAAVTTGVKGRRARFFGLSMVIVLFITVGGFLGGQLYGHCGLKTVLSVSLFFASVAVLWAFLAIEDIVMPEHEADGVTLKLRNLFKVNNLCEGFKCTMKARPKKGRAQILCLFGATCGVVFEQSSKSIDYYYVRKMYSWSVGQYATVQTVTSLACLALYVPLIYLFLRVFKISDPGMAVVGVFFATAQMAVLGLAYTEWLYYLSRVVGIPTFLAKAGIRTHLSKLVGNNEVGKVFAFLSSFDTVVPLAGDVLLTWLFNVSIAFMPGLPYLAAAGITGIAVGLMGYVTKVHRRYITYEGMPNTEEASAAVSN, encoded by the exons ATGGAGGACAAGGCGTCGGGCCCAACGGCGGTGTTTGGCGAGGGCTTCCATCCGCGTGGTGAGCGCACAGAAAGCGTTGCACATCGCCGGCCTGTTATGAAACCGATCGGCGAGAACCGCGACGTGTCACATGACCCACAAGGCGGGGACGTCAACGTTGTGTCCACGCCACCAGTATGTCGCCGAGTCATCGACGCCATACGTGCTGCCAGAGTAGAGACCTTCTTGGCGCTGTACTTGGTCTCGCGTTTCATGACTATGACGCCAATACAG GACCTGCTTCTCCGCAAGGCTTGCCTCAACGAGCTGCACATGAACACGAGCGTGTGCGCGCGCTTGGACGAAAACGAGTCCATCAAGGACGCAGCCGAACGGATCTCGAGCACGACGAGCACCGCGCAGACCATCGTTGCCATGGCGCCCTCTTCAGTCGTCGCCATCTTCATTGGACCCTGGTGCGACAAGTACGGCTACAGGTTGCCGCTGGTCATCGCCACCTTGGGTTTTCTGGCGAGTACGGCGCTGACTCTAGTGACGGTGTACCGCATGGAGATGCCGCTGTACGCCAACATCCTCTCCTCCATCCCGGACGGCCTCAGCGGGGGTCTCATCACCGTCTTCGCCGCAGTGCACAGCGTGGCGGCTGTCACGACAGGCGTGAAGGGCAGGAGGGCCCGGTTCTTCGGGCTCAGCATGGTCATAGTCCTGTTCATCACAGTCGGCGGTTTCCTCGGAGGGCAGCTGTACGGCCACTGCGGCTTGAAGACGGTGCTCAGCGTCTCTCTATTCTTCGCCAGCGTGGCTGTTCTCTGGGCCTTCCTGGCCATCGAGGATATTGTGATGCCCGAGCACGAGGCGGATGGCGTGACGCTGAAGCTGCGAAACCTCTTCAAAGTGAACAACCTGTGCGAGGGCTTCAAATGCACGATGAAGGCCAGGCCTAAAAAAGGCAGGGCGCAGATTTTGTGCCTCTTCGGCGCCACCTGCGGAGTTGTCTTCGAGCAGTCCT CCAAGTCTATCGACTACTACTACGTGCGCAAAATGTACTCCTGGAGCGTGGGACAATACGCGACCGTGCAGACCGTGACGTCGCTGGCGTGCTTGGCGTTGTACGTGCCGCTCATCTACCTCTTCCTGCGAGTGTTCAAGATTAGCGATCCCGGCATGGCGGTCGTCGGAGTGTTCTTCGCAACCGCGCAGATGGCCGTGCTGGGACTGGCCTACACGGAGTGGCTGTACTATCTCA GCCGCGTGGTGGGCATACCAACATTCCTGGCAAAGGCGGGTATCCGTACGCATCTCTCGAAGCTGGTGGGGAACAACGAAGTTG GCAAGGTGTTCGCGTTCCTTTCTTCGTTCGACACTGTGGTACCACTGGCGGGGGACGTGCTACTTACTTGGCTGTTCAACGTGTCCATCGCCTTCATGCCGGGTCTTCCCTACCTAGCCGCCGCCGGAATTACCGGAATCGCCGTTGGTCTCATGGG CTACGTCACTAAGGTGCACCGGCGGTACATCACTTATGAAGGCATGCCAAACACAGAGGAAGCATCAGCAGCCGTCAGTAATTGA